In the genome of Streptomyces collinus, one region contains:
- a CDS encoding HhH-GPD-type base excision DNA repair protein, producing the protein MDVTLHLAQDPEADALLGRSPLAALVGMLLDQQVPMEWAFKGPATIAQRLGGDDLDAHEIAAHEPEAFAALLSQKPAVHRYPGSMAKRIQQLCQYLVEHYDGDAEAVWKDAGTGKDLLKRLAELPGFGKQKAQIFLALLGKQLGVRPTGWREAAGSYGEPDSFRSVADITGPESLVKVRAHKQEMKAAAKASKAGGK; encoded by the coding sequence ATGGACGTCACACTTCACCTCGCCCAGGATCCCGAGGCCGACGCGCTGCTCGGCCGCAGCCCGCTCGCCGCGCTGGTCGGCATGCTGCTGGACCAGCAGGTTCCGATGGAGTGGGCGTTCAAGGGCCCGGCGACGATCGCCCAGCGGCTCGGCGGCGACGACCTGGACGCGCACGAGATCGCCGCGCACGAGCCGGAGGCCTTCGCCGCGCTGCTGTCCCAGAAGCCGGCGGTGCACCGCTACCCGGGCTCCATGGCCAAGCGGATCCAGCAGCTGTGCCAGTACCTCGTCGAGCACTACGACGGCGACGCCGAGGCCGTCTGGAAGGACGCCGGCACCGGCAAGGACCTGCTGAAGCGGCTCGCGGAACTGCCCGGCTTCGGCAAGCAGAAGGCCCAGATCTTCCTCGCCCTCCTCGGCAAGCAGCTCGGGGTGCGGCCCACGGGCTGGCGCGAGGCGGCGGGCTCCTACGGCGAGCCGGACTCGTTCCGCTCGGTCGCCGACATCACCGGCCCCGAATCGCTGGTCAAGGTCCGGGCCCACAAGCAGGAGATGAAGGCAGCGGCCAAGGCGTCCAAGGCGGGCGGAAAGTAG
- a CDS encoding cupin domain-containing protein: MTPEDLIAHYGLEPIPSEGGLFRQTWAGPERPDGRPEGTAIVALLTADDFSALHRLPTDEIWHFYRGDPLELLLLAPDGTTRTVVLGPDVLRGQHVQFTVPAGTWMGGRVAAGGSWTLFGCTMAPGFTFAGYEHGDAAELTARYPAEAAGIARLSRPAP, encoded by the coding sequence GTGACCCCCGAGGACCTCATCGCCCACTACGGCCTGGAGCCGATCCCGAGCGAGGGCGGCCTGTTCCGCCAGACCTGGGCCGGGCCCGAACGCCCCGACGGCAGGCCGGAGGGCACGGCGATCGTGGCGCTCCTGACGGCGGACGACTTCTCCGCCCTCCACCGCCTGCCGACCGACGAGATCTGGCACTTCTACCGGGGCGACCCCCTGGAGCTCCTCCTGCTCGCCCCGGACGGCACCACGCGCACGGTGGTGCTCGGACCGGACGTCCTGCGGGGCCAGCACGTCCAGTTCACGGTCCCGGCGGGCACGTGGATGGGCGGCAGGGTGGCAGCGGGCGGCTCATGGACCCTGTTCGGCTGCACGATGGCCCCGGGCTTCACCTTCGCGGGCTACGAACACGGGGACGCGGCGGAGCTGACCGCACGCTATCCGGCGGAGGCGGCCGGGATCGCGAGACTGTCCCGGCCCGCCCCTTAG
- a CDS encoding siderophore-interacting protein, translating to MGQGRGWEGAVLRLMRGKDFEFTVTDVEDVTPEYRRLRFTDGGLLAATGVHPTMWVRLWFDNAGKPHQRAYTLVDPDAEAGTFQLEFALHEGCASDWARAAKPGDTIEATVQGTGFEHPSPAPSHVFAVGDPASLPAINSLLDALGSAPATVWFEGGDDDLPFRTDPDRHELRKVPRQDSGAHLVDRVKADLPGLLRETADPYVWIACDTATTRALGAYVRKELGLPRQRVHALGYWRAT from the coding sequence ATGGGGCAGGGGCGGGGTTGGGAGGGCGCGGTCCTCAGACTGATGCGCGGCAAGGACTTCGAGTTCACGGTGACGGACGTCGAGGACGTCACCCCGGAGTACCGGCGGCTGCGCTTCACCGACGGCGGTCTGCTCGCCGCCACCGGAGTGCACCCCACCATGTGGGTACGGCTGTGGTTCGACAACGCGGGCAAACCGCACCAGCGGGCCTACACCCTGGTCGACCCGGACGCCGAGGCCGGCACCTTCCAGCTGGAGTTCGCCCTGCACGAGGGGTGCGCCAGCGACTGGGCCAGGGCGGCGAAACCGGGCGACACGATCGAGGCGACCGTCCAGGGCACCGGCTTCGAGCACCCGAGCCCCGCGCCCTCGCACGTCTTCGCCGTCGGCGACCCGGCCTCGCTCCCGGCCATCAACTCCCTCCTGGACGCCCTGGGCTCCGCCCCCGCCACCGTCTGGTTCGAGGGCGGCGACGACGACCTGCCGTTCCGCACCGACCCGGACCGGCACGAGCTGCGCAAGGTGCCGCGCCAGGACTCCGGCGCGCACCTCGTCGACCGGGTGAAGGCGGACCTGCCCGGCCTGCTCCGGGAGACGGCCGACCCGTACGTCTGGATCGCCTGCGACACCGCGACGACCCGTGCCCTCGGGGCGTACGTCCGCAAGGAACTGGGCCTGCCCAGGCAGCGGGTGCACGCGCTGGGGTACTGGCGGGCGACCTGA
- a CDS encoding penicillin acylase family protein, whose amino-acid sequence MTTEIYRDAWGIPHLRAGSAAGLAHAQGLVTARDRAWQLEVERHRAQGTSASFLGGSALAWDRFARRARLDDTARRCFADLERRDPETARWVRAYVDGVNEGLAGGTAPEFARTGLTPGRWEPWTPLGVWLATHILFAGFPAKLWREQVAAHLGADAIGLFAADGPGTSGSNGWLVGGERTVTGQAVIAGDPHRWIEDPGVYQQIHLSCPEFDVVGLAVPGVPGIAHFGHTGTVAWAITNAMSDYQDLYRERLRRTGAGVEALDPDGVWRRAARHTETVEVAGEDPVEAEVIETGRGPVIIGGPEGLDGDPADPSGLPVAISLRYPPRVTGDLGFAALLPLLRARRVADVDRAFDRWAEPVNVVQAADTEGGVLHRVAGRVPLRAEANSLRVVPAWEPGHEWRGWQETPRAGLTDGVAVMANQRGPAAPLGVEFAPPHRADRIAALLAGKERWSAADMPAIHTDTHLASASSLLDRLAALDGLTPEASVLRDRLLGWDRRMDSGSADAALYAAVRAAVVRRLAAHPAFAALTTPPVYPEVFQPWLALVPRVGFALEHLLRAGELFGVDRPAAVRAAIEEVALRPPAGVWGDTHRLAPWRVLEPEQPYDEPGLSGDHDCVLCTSGVPGLTDRAARGPAARYVWDLARREDSRWVVPLGASGVPGSPHHRDQLPLWLAGDLVPVVTDWTKMKKERDV is encoded by the coding sequence GTGACCACCGAGATCTACCGTGATGCCTGGGGCATTCCGCATCTGCGCGCGGGCAGCGCGGCCGGACTCGCCCACGCCCAGGGCCTCGTCACCGCCCGCGACCGGGCCTGGCAGCTGGAGGTCGAGCGCCACCGGGCGCAGGGCACCTCGGCGTCCTTCCTCGGCGGGAGCGCCCTGGCCTGGGACCGGTTCGCGAGACGGGCGCGGCTCGACGACACCGCCCGACGCTGCTTCGCGGACCTGGAGAGACGGGACCCCGAGACGGCGCGGTGGGTGCGCGCGTACGTCGACGGGGTCAACGAAGGTCTGGCCGGCGGCACCGCCCCCGAGTTCGCCCGCACCGGTCTCACCCCCGGCCGCTGGGAGCCCTGGACCCCGCTCGGCGTCTGGCTCGCCACCCACATCCTCTTCGCCGGATTCCCGGCCAAGCTCTGGCGCGAGCAGGTCGCCGCACACCTGGGCGCGGACGCCATCGGCCTCTTCGCCGCCGACGGCCCCGGCACCTCCGGCAGCAACGGCTGGCTGGTCGGCGGCGAGCGGACCGTCACCGGGCAGGCGGTCATCGCCGGTGACCCCCACCGCTGGATCGAGGACCCGGGCGTGTACCAGCAGATCCACCTGTCCTGCCCGGAGTTCGACGTCGTGGGCCTGGCCGTCCCCGGTGTCCCCGGCATCGCCCACTTCGGGCACACCGGCACAGTCGCCTGGGCCATCACCAACGCCATGTCCGACTACCAGGACCTCTACCGCGAGCGTCTGCGGCGCACCGGCGCCGGGGTGGAGGCCCTCGACCCGGACGGCGTCTGGCGGCGGGCGGCCCGGCACACCGAGACCGTCGAGGTGGCGGGCGAGGACCCGGTCGAGGCCGAGGTGATCGAGACCGGCCGCGGCCCGGTGATCATCGGCGGGCCCGAGGGCCTGGACGGCGACCCGGCCGACCCCTCCGGCCTGCCCGTGGCGATCAGCCTGCGCTACCCGCCCCGCGTCACCGGCGACCTCGGCTTCGCCGCCCTGCTGCCGCTGCTGCGGGCCCGCCGGGTCGCCGACGTGGACCGGGCCTTCGACCGCTGGGCCGAGCCGGTCAACGTCGTCCAGGCCGCCGACACCGAGGGCGGCGTCCTGCACCGCGTCGCCGGGCGGGTGCCGCTGCGCGCGGAGGCCAACTCCCTGCGGGTGGTGCCCGCGTGGGAGCCCGGCCACGAGTGGCGGGGCTGGCAGGAGACGCCGCGCGCCGGGCTCACCGACGGCGTCGCCGTCATGGCCAACCAGCGCGGCCCGGCCGCCCCCCTCGGCGTCGAGTTCGCCCCGCCGCACCGCGCCGACCGCATCGCCGCGCTGCTCGCGGGCAAGGAGCGCTGGTCCGCCGCCGACATGCCCGCGATCCACACGGACACCCATCTGGCGTCCGCCTCCTCCCTCCTGGACCGTCTCGCCGCCCTCGACGGCCTCACCCCCGAGGCCTCGGTCCTCCGGGACCGCCTCCTCGGCTGGGACCGCCGCATGGACTCCGGCAGCGCCGACGCGGCCCTGTACGCGGCGGTGCGCGCAGCGGTCGTACGGCGGCTCGCGGCGCACCCGGCGTTCGCCGCGCTCACCACCCCACCGGTGTACCCGGAGGTGTTCCAGCCCTGGCTGGCCCTCGTCCCCCGGGTCGGCTTCGCCCTCGAACACCTGCTGCGGGCCGGGGAACTGTTCGGCGTCGACCGCCCGGCGGCCGTTCGCGCGGCGATCGAGGAAGTGGCCCTGCGCCCGCCGGCCGGTGTCTGGGGTGACACCCACCGCCTCGCCCCCTGGCGTGTGCTGGAGCCGGAGCAGCCGTACGACGAACCGGGGCTGTCCGGCGACCACGACTGCGTGCTGTGCACTTCGGGCGTGCCGGGCCTCACCGACCGCGCCGCCCGGGGCCCGGCCGCCCGGTACGTCTGGGACCTGGCCCGGCGCGAGGACAGCCGCTGGGTGGTCCCGCTCGGAGCCTCGGGCGTCCCCGGCTCGCCCCACCACCGCGACCAGCTCCCCCTGTGGCTCGCCGGAGACCTCGTCCCGGTCGTCACCGACTGGACCAAGATGAAGAAGGAACGCGATGTCTGA
- a CDS encoding GNAT family N-acetyltransferase yields the protein MSDPYSSRTPVHEQVVDGFGAVRVLPLDPGADAAVIHRWVGEERAAFWGMTELTEQQVAAVYAHMAALDTHHAHLVVRDGEPVALLQTYEPEADRVSECYDVRPGDIGVHLLLAPAGPGGGQPGWTARLVAVVAAYVLLGLNRRRVVVDPDVRNEKAVARFLGLGFAPGPVVVLPEIDLPDVYLPEKKAQLAFLDRELMFPG from the coding sequence ATGTCTGACCCGTACTCCTCCCGCACGCCCGTCCACGAGCAGGTGGTCGACGGCTTCGGCGCCGTCCGCGTCCTGCCGCTCGACCCCGGGGCCGACGCCGCCGTGATCCACCGCTGGGTCGGCGAGGAGCGGGCCGCCTTCTGGGGCATGACCGAGCTGACCGAACAACAGGTCGCCGCCGTCTACGCCCACATGGCCGCGCTCGACACCCACCACGCCCACCTCGTCGTCCGGGACGGCGAGCCGGTCGCGCTCCTGCAGACCTACGAGCCGGAGGCCGACCGCGTCAGCGAGTGCTACGACGTCCGCCCCGGCGACATCGGAGTCCACCTGCTGCTGGCCCCCGCGGGGCCGGGCGGCGGACAACCCGGCTGGACCGCCCGGCTCGTGGCGGTCGTCGCCGCGTACGTCCTGCTCGGACTGAACCGCCGGCGGGTCGTGGTCGACCCGGACGTGCGCAACGAGAAGGCGGTCGCCCGTTTCCTCGGACTCGGCTTCGCTCCGGGCCCGGTGGTGGTCCTGCCGGAGATCGACCTGCCGGACGTGTACCTGCCGGAGAAGAAGGCCCAGCTCGCCTTCCTCGACCGGGAGCTAATGTTCCCCGGGTGA